One genomic region from Candidatus Zixiibacteriota bacterium encodes:
- a CDS encoding 7-cyano-7-deazaguanine synthase, translating to MAGPIDIWCGPDRPPRSKLGENVILLNAIPGSNNVHLKISNISRKLVQNPPPLLLDLLEIAGYVYSGDQAATRGGNTLPADGANWKRELRFHIPVRNLTVWKSETVSNALTEALEFLSGDYYSFIFRPIKKEHKFEEYFEFEEGQPWFRPDEVMLFSGGLDSLAGLCEAVKTRKGKIVLLSHRSAPQTDKLQRTLLKDFQDLTGSESRLLHIPVWVNKQEKITKDTHQRTRSFLYASLAAVVARMSQLSDISFYENGITSSNLKIAPSLLGSRASRTTHPKALKGLSKFYSALFGINFGVHNPFFWHTKADVVRAIKVHGGQSLIRFTASCSHIRSGDTINTHCGVCSQCIGRRLAIIQNCLEDEDPEEMYKIKMPLDPVTKGDGRAMVELIIKAGRDYQQNSETAFYEEHSGLISTIVTSLDGKTAENATRLYELHKHHGHQVCEVLEKFVSLHKGLIAGGDVPVDSLLSMITGTFVTKKRESAGKRLNLPEGTKWEDITIEIVGLDAAKVYSNGKYEIYTAFEMGFENMKTKLPNRLWDLLTEFAEGKGRLNWDTKERSRTWNQKDFQRLRNGLRAFTGLRDDPFLPWTTADGFVCRFKILYDRNFPDSLKD from the coding sequence ATGGCTGGACCAATTGATATCTGGTGCGGGCCCGATCGTCCGCCAAGAAGCAAGTTGGGCGAAAACGTTATATTGCTCAATGCGATACCCGGATCAAACAATGTTCATCTAAAAATTTCAAACATAAGCCGTAAATTAGTTCAGAATCCTCCTCCCCTGCTTTTAGACCTGCTTGAGATAGCGGGCTATGTCTACTCAGGGGATCAGGCGGCCACACGGGGAGGAAATACACTTCCCGCCGACGGAGCCAATTGGAAAAGGGAGCTGAGATTCCACATTCCAGTGCGGAATCTCACAGTTTGGAAGTCTGAAACTGTAAGTAATGCTCTGACTGAAGCTCTGGAGTTTCTCTCTGGCGACTACTATTCGTTTATTTTCCGTCCAATCAAAAAGGAGCACAAATTCGAGGAGTATTTTGAATTTGAGGAAGGGCAACCATGGTTTCGGCCAGACGAAGTGATGCTTTTTTCGGGCGGCTTGGATTCGCTCGCGGGTCTGTGCGAGGCTGTCAAAACGAGAAAAGGCAAGATAGTGTTGTTGAGCCACCGCTCGGCTCCGCAGACCGACAAGCTCCAGCGGACATTGTTGAAGGACTTTCAGGACCTTACTGGAAGCGAAAGCCGACTGCTCCACATTCCGGTCTGGGTAAACAAGCAGGAAAAGATCACCAAAGATACCCACCAGCGAACTCGGTCGTTTCTATATGCTTCGCTGGCGGCGGTGGTCGCTCGAATGAGCCAACTGTCGGACATCAGCTTTTACGAGAATGGGATAACCAGCTCGAATCTAAAGATTGCGCCTTCGCTTCTGGGTTCAAGAGCAAGCCGAACCACGCATCCGAAAGCTCTGAAAGGACTATCCAAGTTTTATTCGGCTTTGTTTGGGATTAATTTCGGAGTCCATAATCCATTCTTTTGGCACACAAAGGCGGATGTTGTCCGTGCTATCAAGGTTCATGGCGGGCAAAGCTTAATTCGCTTTACGGCAAGTTGTAGTCATATTCGGTCGGGTGATACGATAAACACACATTGCGGGGTCTGCTCTCAATGCATCGGAAGACGATTGGCTATTATCCAAAACTGCTTGGAGGATGAAGACCCGGAAGAGATGTACAAAATCAAAATGCCGTTGGATCCTGTCACAAAAGGAGACGGTCGCGCTATGGTGGAACTGATTATTAAGGCTGGACGGGACTACCAGCAAAACAGCGAGACCGCCTTTTACGAGGAGCATAGCGGTCTCATCTCAACTATTGTAACATCGCTCGATGGGAAGACCGCGGAGAACGCTACTCGGCTGTATGAGCTCCATAAGCACCATGGTCATCAGGTGTGCGAAGTACTGGAAAAGTTTGTATCGCTTCATAAGGGTCTAATTGCCGGAGGCGATGTTCCTGTAGACTCACTGCTTAGCATGATTACGGGGACATTTGTGACAAAAAAGAGGGAATCGGCTGGCAAGCGTCTGAATCTTCCTGAGGGCACAAAGTGGGAAGATATCACAATTGAAATCGTGGGATTAGATGCCGCAAAAGTCTATTCGAACGGTAAGTATGAAATTTATACCGCCTTTGAAATGGGGTTCGAGAACATGAAAACCAAACTCCCCAACAGGCTATGGGATTTGCTGACGGAATTCGCCGAAGGGAAGGGACGCTTGAATTGGGACACCAAAGAACGCTCACGCACTTGGAACCAGAAAGACTTCCAGCGACTCAGGAACGGGCTAAGGGCCTTCACTGGATTGCGCGACGATCCATTCCTGCCATGGACAACCGCCGACGGCTTTGTCTGCCGCTTCAAAATACTCTACGACCGCAATTTTCCCGATTCGCTAAAAGACTAA
- a CDS encoding bifunctional methionine sulfoxide reductase B/A protein: MTLNKLTSAEERVIVNKGTEAPFTGEYYDHKEAGTYTCRQCETPLYRSGDKFESGCGWPSFDDEIPGSVKRTTDADGRRTEITCVNCDAHLGHVFEGERFTDKNTRHCVNSISLKFIPESEANATMMSSGDKTSKKSDNKATKPVATETTYFAGGCFWGTEHLLQKVDGVLSTRVGYIGGETKNPTYKTVSYEKTGHAETVEIVFDPNKTNYETLARMFFEIHDPTQLNRQGGDVGDQYRSAVFYTNEAQKQTTDKLIGLLHDKGFKVVTEVSQAGTFYEAEKYHQDYYNYTGKQPYCHFYTKRF, from the coding sequence ATGACGTTAAACAAGTTAACCTCCGCCGAAGAGCGGGTAATCGTCAATAAGGGAACTGAAGCCCCGTTCACGGGCGAGTATTATGACCACAAAGAAGCCGGCACATATACATGCCGTCAATGTGAAACCCCGCTCTATCGTTCCGGAGATAAATTCGAGTCAGGATGTGGCTGGCCGAGTTTTGACGATGAAATCCCCGGCAGCGTTAAACGTACAACCGATGCCGATGGCCGCCGCACCGAGATAACCTGTGTCAATTGCGACGCGCACCTGGGACATGTATTCGAGGGTGAACGCTTCACCGATAAAAACACGCGACACTGTGTGAACTCAATCTCACTCAAATTCATTCCCGAGAGTGAAGCCAACGCGACTATGATGAGTTCAGGCGATAAGACCTCGAAAAAGTCAGACAATAAGGCTACTAAGCCAGTTGCTACTGAGACGACATACTTTGCCGGAGGTTGCTTCTGGGGGACAGAACATCTCTTGCAGAAAGTCGATGGCGTCCTTTCAACCCGTGTCGGCTACATCGGCGGCGAAACCAAAAATCCGACCTATAAAACGGTGAGTTATGAAAAAACCGGGCACGCCGAGACTGTCGAAATAGTCTTTGATCCAAACAAGACAAATTACGAAACGCTCGCCAGAATGTTCTTCGAGATCCATGACCCCACCCAGCTTAACCGACAAGGCGGCGATGTCGGCGATCAGTACCGCTCGGCGGTCTTCTACACGAACGAAGCGCAAAAGCAGACCACTGATAAGCTGATTGGCTTGCTCCATGATAAAGGCTTTAAAGTTGTGACTGAAGTTTCTCAGGCTGGCACCTTTTATGAAGCCGAAAAATACCATCAGGATTACTACAACTACACTGGCAAACAACCCTACTGCCATTTCTATACCAAGCGCTTCTAA
- a CDS encoding cyclic nucleotide-binding domain-containing protein has protein sequence MPIVDKNSTNPTLDYLIIELAGKYSLSRLYDAGQDIFKEGEIGNTMLLVLRGMVEVVKRGNDESGSRRVIALRGPGDFLGEMVLVDETERFATVVAATECEVLEFSRANFERVISEQPAFASRVLRSLSRKLRESDSFRIAELEESNRVLNATNAELLHLNSFLDRVIDQSPSAIFVATRAGDVFRMNRAAAQIFDIAGVESVPRISKLICDFDNLCQQGADQNSWHGQATGMRGSDSFPIYLSISSLSGQSSDLLKLIICQDISELQLLNQTICEVERYESAKETAVEMAHDIKNYLGVLTGNAELILSRFTPDQRHNFSELTTLILLAALFAEHWIQDFIKGRWFSHARPERGYVSVYVRRMVSSLQS, from the coding sequence ATGCCCATAGTCGATAAAAATTCCACAAATCCCACTCTTGACTATCTGATAATTGAGCTGGCTGGAAAATATTCCCTTTCTCGTCTCTACGATGCCGGGCAGGATATTTTCAAGGAGGGGGAGATTGGCAATACCATGCTCCTCGTGCTTCGAGGCATGGTCGAAGTTGTGAAACGAGGCAACGATGAGAGCGGATCACGGCGGGTTATCGCCCTTCGCGGTCCGGGCGACTTTTTGGGAGAAATGGTTCTTGTGGATGAGACCGAGAGATTCGCCACAGTCGTGGCGGCGACTGAGTGTGAAGTACTGGAATTCTCACGCGCTAATTTCGAGCGGGTTATCAGCGAGCAACCCGCATTTGCGAGCCGTGTGCTTCGAAGTCTCAGCCGGAAGTTGCGCGAGTCCGATTCATTTCGAATAGCGGAGCTCGAAGAGAGCAATCGCGTCCTCAATGCCACAAATGCGGAATTGCTGCACCTGAACTCATTTCTCGACCGGGTCATCGATCAATCACCATCGGCGATTTTTGTCGCGACCCGGGCCGGCGATGTCTTCCGTATGAATCGGGCCGCAGCGCAGATTTTTGACATAGCTGGCGTAGAATCAGTACCGCGTATTTCCAAACTGATCTGTGATTTTGATAACTTGTGCCAACAGGGTGCTGATCAGAATAGCTGGCACGGGCAGGCTACCGGAATGAGGGGAAGTGACAGCTTTCCGATTTACCTCTCGATTTCATCACTATCTGGCCAATCGTCCGATCTCCTGAAACTCATTATATGCCAGGACATTTCGGAGTTACAACTGCTGAATCAGACTATTTGTGAGGTGGAGAGATACGAAAGTGCAAAAGAGACGGCCGTAGAGATGGCGCATGATATTAAGAATTACCTCGGCGTGTTGACAGGTAACGCCGAACTGATACTCTCGCGGTTTACACCCGACCAGCGGCATAATTTCTCCGAGTTGACTACCCTGATTTTATTAGCTGCCTTGTTTGCTGAACACTGGATACAGGATTTCATCAAAGGCCGATGGTTCAGCCACGCGCGTCCTGAACGTGGATACGTATCTGTGTATGTACGCCGCATGGTATCGTCTTTGCAAAGCTGA
- a CDS encoding phospholipase D-like domain-containing protein, with protein MKPELFTNTNSRSDFVENGLKKYGREPRDVFIAVAFFTDVSFIQYLVDQGCKVRLIIRLGFPTSPKALGELMKIEGVEARYFSHHSFHPKLYIFGSDVALVGSANLTSSALNTNQEILITVDSSDSRFDDLASLFNDFWTQAAVLDLQSMQQYRQLYESYRKAVEEVGDFDASVIAKFKSVAPGNITRERKKIDEASAFQESYRKSFQECVNAIFEIRDAYRSLDRRKVDEKALPERLEIDGFISWIREARAGGDKWRDPIANSKSERTNQITALAKEWLDKGWKYFDDVLIPISYPQILKVMETKDNILKSTDSELFSALRSVHAFLETRRYHKGGEPTLQKVFFEDNEAKRLRHNLAYLVHGKDAAHVRMGNLIYNSDWKLAHFGRSCVQELVGWINGQDIPVVNGRTTKVLHYFGFKVSQLQ; from the coding sequence ATGAAACCCGAGTTATTCACTAATACCAATAGTCGAAGTGACTTTGTTGAAAATGGTTTGAAAAAATACGGACGAGAGCCTCGGGACGTTTTCATCGCAGTCGCATTCTTCACAGATGTTTCTTTTATACAGTATTTGGTTGATCAAGGCTGTAAGGTCAGGCTCATTATAAGGCTGGGATTCCCTACAAGTCCCAAAGCTCTGGGCGAACTTATGAAAATAGAGGGTGTCGAGGCAAGGTACTTCTCGCATCACTCTTTTCATCCTAAGCTCTACATTTTTGGGAGTGATGTTGCGCTGGTGGGCTCGGCTAATTTGACGAGTAGTGCTCTGAACACCAATCAGGAGATTCTCATCACCGTAGATTCCTCAGATTCGAGATTTGACGACCTGGCAAGCCTATTTAATGATTTTTGGACTCAGGCCGCGGTTCTCGATTTGCAAAGCATGCAGCAATATAGACAGTTGTATGAATCGTATCGAAAAGCGGTCGAAGAGGTAGGCGATTTTGATGCAAGTGTAATAGCGAAGTTTAAGAGTGTAGCGCCGGGCAATATTACTCGCGAGCGGAAGAAGATTGATGAAGCGTCTGCATTTCAGGAAAGCTACCGGAAATCCTTCCAAGAATGTGTCAATGCAATTTTCGAGATCAGAGATGCCTATCGCTCGCTTGACAGACGAAAAGTTGACGAGAAGGCATTGCCGGAACGTCTTGAAATCGACGGGTTCATTAGCTGGATTAGAGAAGCTCGGGCGGGCGGAGACAAGTGGAGGGATCCGATTGCTAATTCTAAGAGTGAGCGAACTAATCAAATTACGGCGTTAGCTAAAGAGTGGCTCGATAAGGGCTGGAAGTACTTTGACGATGTTCTCATACCAATCAGTTATCCGCAAATTCTGAAGGTAATGGAAACCAAAGATAATATCCTAAAAAGTACGGACTCTGAGTTGTTTAGTGCGTTACGCAGTGTGCATGCCTTTCTTGAAACACGCCGATATCACAAAGGTGGTGAGCCGACTTTGCAAAAGGTTTTCTTTGAAGACAACGAGGCCAAACGTCTTCGTCATAACTTGGCATACTTGGTTCACGGAAAAGACGCTGCACACGTTAGAATGGGCAATCTGATCTACAATTCTGATTGGAAATTGGCTCATTTTGGGCGTTCGTGTGTTCAGGAATTGGTTGGGTGGATAAACGGGCAAGACATACCCGTGGTTAATGGCAGAACCACGAAAGTGCTTCACTACTTCGGATTCAAAGTAAGTCAACTGCAATAG
- a CDS encoding site-specific integrase, with protein sequence MKPNYENEKLKRRYRTHLVGAQGMSAGTVLTVIRALKHYEQLFEGEDYSYFNQRRAMDVKKHLEKQAWETKSLSGNTAYHTLRILKRFFSWLAEQPGFKKKISLDAVSYLSLDLRKTQEVLNPVDRPFPSLEYVLKLVHSIIGDTEIARRDRAIIAFLLLSGMRFSALISLPMGCFDPHSLRIDQDPRRGVKTKFGKAIPSKLMVFDERMLLPILDWYRYLLSERLFPNTAPLFPKTLIEQAENVLSFAQVGVSDQFWKSGSGLREILQKRSQEAGLDYFNPHSFRHAAVHLAMERCQTPEEFKAVSQNLGHSKPMTTLMNYGTLPNDRMRTVLGEINFGKPARSQGQRVSLRAITEFLNRDGIELDDDIT encoded by the coding sequence ATGAAGCCGAACTATGAGAATGAGAAGTTGAAACGCAGGTACCGAACCCATCTTGTGGGCGCGCAAGGAATGTCGGCAGGCACGGTGCTCACGGTGATCCGGGCATTGAAGCATTATGAACAATTGTTTGAAGGCGAGGACTACTCATACTTCAACCAAAGACGAGCGATGGACGTCAAGAAGCATTTGGAAAAACAAGCATGGGAGACCAAGTCTCTGAGTGGAAACACAGCTTATCACACTCTCCGGATTCTCAAACGGTTCTTTTCTTGGCTTGCCGAACAGCCGGGTTTTAAGAAGAAAATATCGCTCGACGCTGTCTCTTATCTGTCACTTGACCTGCGTAAAACCCAAGAAGTGCTAAATCCCGTGGATCGCCCTTTTCCGAGTTTGGAGTATGTTTTGAAATTAGTTCACTCGATAATCGGTGATACGGAGATTGCCCGTCGGGACAGGGCAATTATCGCCTTTCTGCTTCTCTCCGGGATGCGCTTCAGTGCTCTTATTAGCCTTCCCATGGGCTGTTTCGACCCCCACTCACTCCGAATTGACCAGGACCCGCGTCGAGGCGTAAAAACCAAATTCGGCAAGGCTATACCGTCAAAACTGATGGTGTTTGATGAACGCATGCTGCTACCGATACTGGATTGGTACAGGTATCTTTTATCGGAACGCTTGTTTCCAAATACAGCCCCGCTCTTCCCTAAAACTCTTATAGAGCAAGCAGAGAACGTGCTATCATTCGCTCAAGTCGGAGTAAGCGACCAGTTCTGGAAGAGTGGGAGTGGACTACGTGAGATTCTCCAAAAGCGGTCTCAGGAAGCCGGTCTTGATTATTTCAACCCGCATTCTTTCCGGCATGCGGCGGTGCATTTGGCTATGGAGCGATGCCAAACTCCTGAGGAGTTCAAGGCTGTCAGTCAAAATCTTGGACATTCTAAACCGATGACGACTCTGATGAACTATGGAACTTTGCCAAACGACCGAATGAGGACTGTGCTCGGGGAGATTAACTTTGGGAAACCGGCTCGGTCTCAGGGACAAAGAGTGTCATTGAGAGCAATAACCGAATTTCTCAATAGAGATGGAATAGAGCTTGACGATGACATTACTTAA
- a CDS encoding HEPN domain-containing protein has product MEKPIKKKSQSAGSISNQSSELDLSHDLVNLLRNLLVNSLSFLNKVDEAGKMNWGSYSKVRLREDKRLQLFDQRIFDVSWAYEYITMDEQGVKLRRATETAAKCDKLLAPHIDKMFGTCNSAIRLTFFQFWKELLAQYFTCNDHYLTYNENHFESVLFKSTESLKTTSVEVVISAIAENCSCELEQIELLPNFHVKMLTPEMLVNFLNDNPILLYQYPLHHWFGISEVPPEAYVIQTLLQYRETLPRLGGDEINMSALQAPKHESLMSRAMEHFRAAVDSLRLLKDGNVRLGATIEETKDLGKSPWMSAPPEGLYARGGTLYRIHKTDAKEIILLFNQLIGSEESKDHASTIGFRRISRACSGPDWQDRVLDYFMGFEALLLNEGGGEGLSFRLGIRAALLIGESPEERKSVDEFFKRAYGIRSKIVHGSEIKKTDIDIMPRLEEYGRRIAKKILHLNSQYKKPDWNEWLWNGRPADKSEET; this is encoded by the coding sequence ATGGAAAAGCCAATTAAGAAAAAGTCTCAGTCAGCCGGATCTATTTCAAATCAATCCAGCGAATTGGATCTGAGTCATGACCTCGTCAACCTACTTAGAAATTTGCTTGTCAATTCCCTGTCGTTCCTAAACAAAGTAGACGAAGCGGGCAAAATGAATTGGGGGTCGTATAGCAAGGTAAGGCTGCGAGAAGATAAACGCCTTCAATTATTTGATCAGCGTATCTTTGACGTCTCTTGGGCCTACGAATACATTACAATGGATGAACAAGGGGTCAAACTTAGGCGCGCAACGGAGACAGCCGCTAAATGTGACAAACTCCTTGCTCCCCATATCGACAAAATGTTCGGAACCTGCAATAGTGCAATCAGACTCACATTCTTTCAATTTTGGAAAGAACTACTCGCTCAGTACTTCACATGCAACGATCATTACCTAACATACAACGAAAATCACTTTGAGTCTGTCCTTTTCAAATCGACGGAATCGCTTAAAACCACTTCAGTCGAGGTCGTAATCTCGGCCATCGCTGAAAATTGCAGCTGTGAATTGGAGCAAATTGAGCTTCTACCCAACTTCCATGTAAAGATGTTGACTCCTGAAATGTTAGTGAATTTTCTAAATGATAACCCCATCTTACTTTATCAATATCCATTGCACCATTGGTTTGGGATAAGTGAGGTGCCGCCAGAAGCGTATGTGATTCAGACTCTGTTACAGTATCGCGAAACATTGCCGAGGCTGGGTGGAGACGAGATCAACATGTCAGCGTTGCAAGCTCCTAAGCACGAGAGTTTAATGTCGAGGGCGATGGAGCACTTTAGAGCTGCTGTAGATAGTTTGAGATTATTGAAGGATGGAAATGTCCGGTTGGGGGCGACAATTGAAGAAACGAAGGACCTGGGTAAGTCCCCCTGGATGTCCGCGCCTCCGGAGGGATTGTACGCTCGTGGTGGCACTCTATATCGGATACATAAGACCGATGCTAAAGAAATTATATTACTCTTTAATCAATTAATCGGCAGTGAAGAATCGAAGGATCACGCTTCAACAATAGGCTTTCGCAGAATCAGTCGAGCGTGTTCCGGCCCAGACTGGCAGGACAGGGTTTTAGACTATTTCATGGGATTCGAGGCTCTATTACTTAACGAAGGTGGCGGGGAAGGATTAAGTTTTAGATTAGGAATTCGAGCCGCATTGCTAATCGGGGAGTCACCCGAAGAACGAAAAAGCGTCGATGAGTTCTTCAAACGGGCCTATGGAATCAGAAGCAAAATCGTACACGGTAGCGAGATAAAGAAAACGGATATTGACATTATGCCTCGTCTTGAAGAGTATGGACGTCGAATCGCAAAAAAAATCCTACATTTGAATTCGCAGTATAAGAAACCGGATTGGAATGAATGGTTGTGGAATGGAAGGCCAGCCGATAAGAGTGAGGAAACATGA